One region of Mesobacillus boroniphilus genomic DNA includes:
- a CDS encoding Na/Pi cotransporter family protein yields the protein MELNLQEMLFEFFGGLGIFLYGIKFMGDGLQKSAGDRLRDILDRFTTNPLMGVLAGIFVTVLLQTSSGTTVITVGLVSAGFMTLRQAIGVIMGANIGTTVTAFIIGIDIGEYALPIIAVGSIMLFFFKSKKVHNFGQIVFGFGALFFGLELMSGGMKPLRSLEAFHDLTVEMSSNPILGVVIGTLFTVIVQSSSATIGILQSLHAESMINLDGALPILFGDNIGTTITAVLAAIGTSVAAKRAAATHVLFNLIGTTLFLIILGPFTALIELLRDNLNLNPEMSIAFAHGIFNTTNTLIQLPFIAMLALIVTKLIPGEDSIVDYKAQHLDPVFIEQSPSIALGQAKEEVLRMGKFALKGLEETNEFLKTKNTKHSSNAYQLEEAINNLDRKITDYLVDLATSSLSEHESEEHSMLIDTVRDIERIGDHFENIVELIEYQQANKVKITDTAMEDLEVMFNLTVSTVEEALQALDQKNLDAARAVVTKEDEIDSMERTLRKQHILRMNEGQCTGQAGIVFVDIISNLERIGDHAVNIAEYVLGEHK from the coding sequence ATGGAATTGAATTTACAAGAAATGCTGTTTGAGTTCTTTGGAGGACTTGGTATCTTTTTATACGGCATTAAATTCATGGGTGATGGTTTGCAGAAGTCAGCAGGTGATCGACTGCGCGATATTCTGGACCGCTTTACAACTAATCCACTAATGGGTGTACTAGCAGGTATTTTTGTTACAGTCCTTTTACAAACAAGTAGTGGGACAACTGTTATTACAGTGGGACTTGTAAGTGCTGGATTTATGACGCTAAGGCAGGCTATTGGGGTCATAATGGGTGCCAATATCGGTACAACAGTTACCGCCTTTATCATTGGTATCGACATCGGCGAGTATGCTTTGCCGATTATAGCGGTTGGATCCATTATGTTATTTTTCTTCAAGAGCAAAAAAGTTCATAATTTTGGACAAATCGTATTTGGTTTCGGGGCATTGTTCTTTGGTCTTGAACTAATGAGCGGTGGCATGAAACCACTAAGAAGCCTTGAAGCATTCCATGATCTTACAGTGGAAATGAGTTCAAATCCAATTCTTGGAGTAGTAATCGGTACTTTATTTACCGTGATTGTACAAAGCTCAAGCGCTACGATTGGTATTCTGCAAAGCTTGCATGCTGAATCTATGATTAATCTTGACGGAGCATTGCCAATTCTGTTTGGAGATAATATCGGTACAACTATTACAGCTGTTTTGGCTGCTATTGGTACTTCGGTTGCTGCTAAGAGAGCTGCTGCAACACATGTACTGTTCAATCTAATAGGAACTACCCTATTTTTAATAATTCTGGGACCGTTCACTGCACTGATTGAACTCTTAAGAGATAATCTTAACTTGAATCCTGAGATGTCTATCGCTTTTGCTCACGGAATATTTAACACTACCAATACTCTCATTCAGTTGCCTTTCATTGCGATGTTGGCATTGATCGTGACTAAATTGATCCCAGGTGAAGATTCTATCGTTGATTACAAGGCTCAACATCTTGACCCTGTTTTCATCGAGCAATCACCTTCAATCGCGCTTGGCCAGGCAAAGGAAGAAGTCTTGCGAATGGGTAAGTTTGCATTAAAGGGCCTGGAAGAAACGAATGAGTTTTTGAAAACAAAGAATACTAAGCATTCCTCGAATGCATATCAGCTTGAGGAAGCAATCAATAATCTTGATCGTAAAATCACAGATTATCTAGTAGACCTGGCAACAAGCTCTCTATCAGAACATGAATCAGAAGAGCACAGCATGCTGATCGATACAGTTCGGGATATTGAAAGAATCGGTGACCACTTCGAGAATATTGTGGAACTGATCGAGTACCAGCAGGCAAATAAAGTTAAAATTACTGATACGGCAATGGAAGATCTTGAAGTCATGTTCAACCTGACAGTAAGTACTGTTGAAGAGGCGCTTCAGGCATTGGATCAGAAGAATCTTGATGCTGCCAGAGCGGTTGTCACAAAAGAAGATGAGATTGACAGCATGGAACGTACGCTTAGAAAGCAGCACATCCTTCGCATGAATGAAGGACAGTGTACTGGCCAGGCGGGTATCGTTTTCGTTGATATCATCAGCAACCTGGAGCGAATTGGCGACCACGCAGTAAACATCGCTGAGTACGTTTTGGGAGAGCATAAATAG
- a CDS encoding MFS transporter produces MSKVNKLLGDIELTKDLALLLIIGGLYSLSIALSNTFVNIYLWKQSGELADLAMYNLSIVVAQPLTFILAGRWAKKVDRVIVLRIGVIFLALFYVTVLFVGTKASDFLLLLGVLLGIGYGFYWLAYNVLTFEITEPETRDFFNGFLGILGSVGGMIGPVAAGFIISRLEKLTGYTVVFGLSLGLFSIAVLLSFFLKRRPANGKYWFRRIITERKNDKNWRMVTNAHFFQGLREGVFVFIVSVFVFIATDSEMALGTYGLINSGISFLAYYFVSRMLKKEYRKKAILVGGMLLFIAIFLIVFQVSYFRLLLYAALIAVAYPLLLVPYASMTYDVIGRGWKAAEMRIEYIVVRELFLNLGRIASILLFLASIHLFNEERAIPVLLVLLGSGHTLIYFFIRKIHLKAPA; encoded by the coding sequence ATGAGCAAAGTAAACAAATTATTAGGAGACATTGAATTGACAAAGGATTTAGCGCTCCTATTGATTATTGGGGGATTGTACTCATTGAGCATTGCCCTTTCGAATACCTTTGTTAACATCTATTTATGGAAGCAGTCTGGAGAACTCGCCGATCTCGCAATGTATAATCTATCGATTGTCGTTGCTCAGCCACTTACATTCATCCTCGCGGGGAGATGGGCAAAAAAGGTAGACAGGGTCATTGTACTTAGAATCGGTGTAATCTTTCTGGCGTTGTTTTATGTAACAGTATTATTTGTAGGCACTAAAGCTTCTGATTTCTTACTATTATTAGGAGTGCTTTTAGGAATAGGCTACGGTTTTTATTGGCTTGCCTACAATGTCCTTACCTTTGAAATCACTGAACCGGAAACACGTGATTTCTTTAATGGCTTTCTTGGCATCCTTGGTTCAGTCGGTGGAATGATTGGACCTGTAGCTGCAGGATTTATAATTTCCAGGCTTGAGAAATTGACTGGCTATACGGTAGTATTTGGGCTTTCGTTGGGACTGTTTTCTATCGCTGTATTGTTAAGTTTTTTCCTGAAACGCAGGCCTGCAAATGGGAAGTATTGGTTTCGAAGGATTATTACTGAAAGAAAGAATGATAAAAATTGGCGCATGGTGACAAATGCCCATTTTTTTCAAGGTCTTAGAGAAGGGGTATTTGTTTTCATTGTTTCGGTGTTTGTATTTATTGCTACAGACAGTGAAATGGCGTTGGGCACCTATGGGCTGATCAATTCAGGGATTTCATTTCTTGCGTATTATTTTGTCTCAAGAATGCTGAAAAAGGAATATAGGAAGAAAGCGATTCTGGTTGGCGGAATGCTTCTTTTTATAGCCATTTTCCTGATTGTTTTCCAGGTCAGCTATTTCCGTTTGTTATTATATGCCGCTCTGATTGCAGTCGCTTATCCATTGCTTCTCGTTCCGTATGCATCAATGACTTATGACGTGATTGGACGTGGATGGAAAGCTGCTGAAATGAGAATCGAATATATCGTTGTCCGCGAATTATTTTTGAATCTTGGCCGTATTGCTTCAATATTATTATTCCTTGCTTCAATACATTTGTTCAATGAAGAACGGGCAATACCTGTCCTCCTTGTCCTCCTGGGTAGCGGGCATACATTGATTTACTTTTTTATCAGGAAAATTCATCTGAAAGCTCCAGCTTGA
- a CDS encoding DUF1189 domain-containing protein: MSILPQIAKSIYSPKVIADTRFQGIGKTILFVFTLTLISILPVVYYMFVGISEAVGSVKQSIQTDLPSFTIEDGVLHSDIKAPLTIKNGGFTLIFDPTGAVDKGDMTGMDANFAMLQNEIVLAAGGETNSVPYTLFSNGSLTKDDIISLINTAESSLPVLLGLLFIVVYVFSSGMKFIEVSLLALFGLLLKNLSGRKLQYRHLWRMAAYSTTLPTIFFTIMAFLQTAVPYSFSVNWFVASMMLLLAIKEIPAKNSTES; this comes from the coding sequence ATGAGTATTCTTCCGCAAATTGCAAAAAGCATCTATTCTCCAAAGGTTATTGCAGACACGCGATTCCAGGGAATAGGCAAAACCATCTTATTTGTCTTCACGCTGACCCTTATTTCCATTCTGCCTGTTGTCTATTATATGTTCGTTGGAATATCCGAAGCAGTCGGCTCGGTAAAGCAATCTATACAGACAGACCTGCCCTCCTTTACGATTGAAGATGGAGTCCTGCATTCAGACATTAAAGCACCATTAACCATCAAGAATGGAGGTTTCACGTTAATTTTTGACCCTACCGGTGCTGTTGACAAAGGAGATATGACTGGAATGGACGCGAACTTCGCAATGCTTCAGAATGAAATCGTTCTTGCTGCCGGCGGAGAAACCAATTCTGTTCCTTACACACTGTTTTCAAATGGATCTCTGACTAAGGATGATATCATTTCATTAATCAATACGGCTGAATCGTCACTTCCTGTATTGCTAGGATTGCTGTTTATTGTCGTCTATGTTTTTTCAAGCGGTATGAAATTCATTGAGGTGTCTCTATTAGCCCTATTTGGCCTTCTATTGAAAAATCTTTCTGGCAGAAAGCTTCAATACAGACACTTATGGAGAATGGCAGCATATAGTACAACACTACCAACTATATTTTTCACAATCATGGCATTTTTACAAACAGCTGTGCCATACAGTTTCTCCGTCAATTGGTTTGTTGCTTCTATGATGCTTTTATTAGCAATTAAGGAGATACCAGCAAAGAACTCTACGGAAAGTTAA
- a CDS encoding DUF456 domain-containing protein — MEAVYWIVIGVLFVGAFASLIVPILPGVLLMLGGFILYGLFFSFEPFNWLFWSVQGLFVALLFGADYIANIVGVKKYGGSKAGMWGSTIGLLIGPFVIPVVGILIGPFLGAALAELLINKKDLNDAIKVGFGSVVGFVSSVVTKGIIMTIMLVYFFILV, encoded by the coding sequence ATGGAAGCAGTTTATTGGATTGTCATTGGAGTGTTATTCGTTGGAGCTTTTGCCAGTTTAATTGTTCCGATCTTGCCAGGAGTACTTTTAATGTTAGGCGGTTTTATCCTTTACGGCTTGTTTTTTTCATTCGAGCCTTTTAACTGGTTATTTTGGTCTGTTCAGGGGCTGTTCGTTGCCCTGCTGTTTGGGGCTGATTATATTGCAAACATCGTTGGTGTCAAAAAATATGGCGGGAGCAAGGCAGGTATGTGGGGAAGCACAATCGGTTTGTTGATCGGACCTTTTGTAATTCCAGTCGTCGGTATCCTGATTGGGCCATTTTTAGGAGCCGCACTGGCTGAATTGCTGATTAATAAAAAGGATTTGAATGATGCGATTAAAGTTGGCTTCGGTTCTGTGGTCGGTTTTGTCAGCAGTGTAGTGACAAAAGGAATCATCATGACCATCATGCTCGTTTATTTCTTCATACTAGTATAA
- a CDS encoding Crp/Fnr family transcriptional regulator: MDKNISLYSLILQNFIDRETIQKIKPDTMLFQEDENVQNVYVILSGSASVGRVHMKGKEFILKILNGEEMIIEYELFKHNPRYHFSAKTLTECEILMIKREQFEEFIMNDKTAMNAMVNWLSTRYLKAQMKCQDLIMNGKKGGLYSILIRLSNSYGVMTDEGILIDLPLTHQELANLTYGTREVIQRMLKELREKDVIAYDQLKFTVKNLAYLKREVDCQNCSFEICGLN, translated from the coding sequence ATGGACAAAAATATATCATTATACAGCTTAATTTTGCAAAACTTCATTGATCGAGAAACAATTCAAAAAATCAAACCTGATACAATGCTTTTTCAGGAAGATGAAAATGTTCAGAATGTTTATGTCATCCTAAGTGGAAGTGCATCGGTTGGGCGTGTCCATATGAAAGGAAAGGAATTCATCTTAAAAATCTTGAATGGCGAAGAAATGATCATTGAATATGAACTGTTCAAGCACAATCCACGCTATCACTTTTCAGCCAAGACTCTTACAGAATGTGAAATCCTCATGATTAAAAGAGAGCAGTTCGAGGAATTCATTATGAATGATAAAACAGCAATGAACGCGATGGTCAACTGGCTCAGTACCAGATACCTCAAAGCACAGATGAAGTGCCAGGACCTGATTATGAACGGGAAGAAAGGCGGTTTGTACTCGATTTTGATCAGGCTGTCCAATAGCTATGGCGTGATGACAGATGAAGGTATCCTGATTGATTTGCCCCTCACCCACCAGGAGCTGGCCAATCTGACGTACGGTACGCGTGAAGTTATCCAAAGAATGCTCAAGGAATTACGCGAGAAAGACGTCATCGCTTATGATCAGCTTAAATTTACTGTAAAGAACCTGGCTTATTTAAAGAGAGAAGTCGATTGCCAGAATTGTTCATTTGAAATTTGTGGATTAAATTAA
- a CDS encoding peptidoglycan D,D-transpeptidase FtsI family protein, whose protein sequence is MLFFAVFVLFSMLILRLGIVQIVYGEDFKREIERTEDVTVNNPVPRGKMYDRNMKTIVDNTPSKAITYTKSQSTETKEMLMVAERLAKLISKDSEEDLKKVRERDKKDYWILTNEERAREKIKEEEWDQYDEKKLDDKALYNLQLERITENELKELTEDDLEILAILREMMSGYALSPQIVKKDVTPEEFAIVSENLEMLPGVDTTTDWERQYAYDKTLRSILGKVSDSEKGLPREKLEYYLARGYSRNDRVGLSYIEQQYEDVLHGQKAKVKNITDKGGNVLDTKVITEGQRGKDLVLTIDMDLQLAVEKIIEEELTNAKQQPRTGLLDRAFVVLMDPNTGEVLTLAGKQIVNDEETGKTVMQDFASGNFTTSYNVGSAVKGATILTGFNTGAISPGTQFYDTPIKIKGTNPKKSWKAGLGTLDDRNALKVSSNVYMFRTAINIGKGNYKYDQPLYLEPQAFDTMRNYFSQFGLGTRTGIDLPNEMVGFKGTETRPGLLLDFAIGQYDTYTPLQLAQYVSTIANGGNRLQPRIVKEIREPVMKNNEVGPVLNEMEPIILNKVDAKPDWFDRVQEGFRRVMQERGGTAYGAFYTADYKPAGKTGTAQAFYDGPKRKNYDMPPEVMNLSLVAYAPHENPEIAMAVMVPWAYEGNQGHHANNDIGRRVLDTYFELKKKRLEGNMNPEQPIQEIEEKEEGTELLEEIEEDNEQ, encoded by the coding sequence ATGTTGTTTTTTGCAGTATTTGTTTTATTTTCAATGCTTATTTTAAGACTTGGTATTGTTCAAATTGTTTACGGAGAGGATTTCAAACGGGAGATCGAGAGAACTGAAGACGTTACCGTGAACAATCCTGTACCGAGAGGAAAAATGTATGACCGGAACATGAAAACAATCGTCGATAATACGCCCAGTAAGGCTATAACATATACAAAGAGCCAGAGCACTGAGACGAAGGAAATGCTCATGGTAGCAGAAAGACTGGCAAAACTGATCTCCAAGGATTCAGAAGAAGATTTAAAGAAAGTCAGGGAACGGGACAAAAAGGATTATTGGATCTTAACAAATGAAGAGCGTGCAAGAGAGAAAATCAAAGAAGAAGAATGGGACCAGTATGATGAAAAAAAGCTGGATGATAAAGCTCTTTATAATCTGCAGCTGGAACGTATCACTGAAAACGAGCTCAAAGAATTAACGGAAGACGACCTTGAAATACTCGCTATTTTACGTGAGATGATGAGCGGATATGCATTATCGCCTCAAATCGTCAAAAAGGATGTAACACCTGAAGAGTTTGCTATTGTCAGTGAGAACCTCGAAATGCTCCCTGGTGTCGACACAACAACCGACTGGGAGCGTCAATATGCCTATGATAAAACACTAAGGTCGATTTTAGGGAAAGTAAGTGATTCCGAGAAGGGACTTCCAAGAGAAAAGCTTGAGTATTATCTTGCTCGCGGGTACAGCCGGAACGACAGAGTAGGCTTGAGCTATATCGAGCAGCAATATGAGGATGTACTGCACGGTCAGAAGGCAAAGGTGAAAAACATTACAGACAAGGGCGGAAACGTCCTGGACACAAAGGTGATTACCGAAGGACAGCGAGGCAAGGACCTTGTGCTGACGATCGACATGGACCTGCAGCTCGCGGTTGAGAAAATTATTGAAGAAGAATTGACGAACGCGAAGCAGCAGCCGAGAACAGGACTTCTGGACAGGGCATTTGTTGTGTTGATGGATCCTAACACCGGAGAAGTGTTGACGCTAGCCGGAAAGCAGATCGTTAATGATGAAGAAACTGGAAAAACGGTCATGCAGGATTTTGCGAGCGGTAACTTCACTACTTCTTATAATGTAGGGTCTGCTGTTAAAGGAGCAACAATTTTAACAGGATTCAACACCGGGGCAATCAGTCCGGGTACACAGTTTTACGATACGCCGATTAAGATAAAAGGCACGAATCCGAAAAAATCCTGGAAGGCAGGATTAGGTACTCTTGATGACCGGAATGCCCTGAAGGTATCGTCTAACGTATACATGTTCAGGACTGCGATTAATATCGGTAAAGGGAATTACAAATATGATCAGCCATTGTATCTTGAACCACAAGCATTTGATACAATGAGAAATTATTTTAGCCAATTTGGTCTTGGCACGAGGACAGGAATCGACCTTCCGAATGAAATGGTTGGCTTCAAGGGGACAGAAACAAGACCGGGTCTGTTACTTGACTTTGCAATCGGGCAATATGATACGTATACCCCGCTGCAGCTGGCCCAATATGTTTCTACCATCGCGAATGGCGGTAACCGTCTTCAGCCAAGGATTGTAAAAGAAATACGTGAACCTGTCATGAAAAATAATGAGGTAGGTCCTGTGCTGAATGAAATGGAGCCAATCATCCTCAATAAAGTTGATGCCAAACCTGATTGGTTTGACAGAGTACAGGAAGGTTTCAGAAGGGTTATGCAGGAAAGGGGCGGTACCGCGTATGGAGCATTTTATACAGCGGATTATAAACCGGCCGGCAAAACAGGTACTGCGCAAGCCTTCTATGATGGCCCTAAAAGAAAGAATTATGATATGCCACCTGAAGTGATGAACTTGAGCCTGGTTGCGTATGCTCCACATGAAAATCCCGAAATTGCTATGGCTGTCATGGTCCCATGGGCTTATGAAGGCAATCAGGGACACCATGCAAATAATGACATCGGGCGGAGGGTCCTTGATACGTATTTTGAACTGAAAAAGAAACGTCTGGAAGGAAACATGAATCCCGAACAGCCAATCCAGGAAATTGAAGAAAAAGAAGAAGGAACTGAGCTTCTCGAAGAAATTGAAGAAGATAACGAGCAATAA
- a CDS encoding superoxide dismutase produces the protein MAFELPQLPYAYDALEPHIDKETMNIHHTKHHNTYVTNLNNALEGNEELLSKTVEEVVANLDAVPEAARTAVRNNGGGHANHSLFWQVISPNGGGEPTGELSEAINSKFGGFEGFKEEFSKAATTRFGSGWAWLVVNNGELEVTSTPNQDSPLMEGKTPILGLDVWEHAYYLNYQNRRPEYIGAFWNVVNWEEVSKRFASAK, from the coding sequence ATGGCATTTGAATTACCACAATTACCTTATGCATATGATGCACTTGAGCCACACATCGACAAAGAAACAATGAATATTCACCACACAAAGCACCACAACACTTATGTAACAAACCTTAACAATGCTTTGGAAGGAAACGAAGAGCTTCTTTCTAAAACTGTTGAAGAAGTTGTTGCTAACCTTGATGCAGTTCCAGAAGCAGCACGCACTGCAGTTCGCAACAATGGCGGCGGACATGCCAACCACTCGTTATTCTGGCAAGTCATTTCTCCAAATGGCGGCGGTGAGCCTACTGGTGAGCTTTCAGAAGCGATCAATTCTAAATTTGGCGGCTTCGAAGGCTTCAAGGAAGAGTTCTCTAAGGCAGCGACTACTCGTTTCGGTTCAGGCTGGGCTTGGCTTGTTGTTAACAATGGCGAGCTTGAAGTTACTAGCACTCCAAACCAGGACTCTCCATTAATGGAAGGCAAGACTCCAATTCTTGGACTTGATGTTTGGGAGCATGCATACTACCTGAACTATCAAAACAGAAGACCAGAATACATTGGTGCATTCTGGAACGTTGTTAACTGGGAAGAAGTTAGCAAGCGCTTCGCTTCTGCAAAATAA
- a CDS encoding PstS family phosphate ABC transporter substrate-binding protein — protein MKSLKKMSLFLMLAAVTVFTAACGGGDNEGGNGGELEGSVVIDGSGTVYPFMARMAENYMGEQENVSVEVSRSGTSAGFKKFLAKDGTDYNNASRQIKEEEKAEAEELGIEVQEMKVALDGITIVINKDNDWATELTEQEVKDIFLASAGKKKWSDVRADFPDEEIKTYGPNENHGTYEFMFEKILDEQDLPEDINLQQDYSTLVDLVSKDKNAIGFFGYGYYESNQDKLSAVKVDFGNGPVEPSLDTIKEDGDYAPFTRPVFTYLNVNHAKEKPQVLDYAIYTMNNAQDVAKETGFAPLSDEDVQASIDTLNGLKK, from the coding sequence ATGAAAAGTCTTAAAAAGATGAGCCTGTTTTTAATGCTGGCAGCTGTTACGGTATTCACTGCAGCTTGCGGTGGTGGAGATAACGAAGGTGGAAACGGTGGAGAGCTAGAAGGCAGCGTGGTCATCGACGGTTCTGGTACAGTTTACCCTTTCATGGCACGTATGGCTGAAAACTATATGGGTGAACAGGAAAACGTTTCTGTCGAGGTAAGCCGCTCCGGAACATCAGCCGGCTTCAAGAAATTCCTTGCTAAAGATGGAACAGACTATAACAATGCTTCCCGCCAGATTAAGGAAGAGGAAAAAGCAGAAGCAGAAGAACTGGGTATTGAAGTACAAGAAATGAAAGTTGCACTTGATGGGATAACAATCGTCATCAATAAAGATAATGACTGGGCTACTGAGCTTACTGAACAAGAAGTTAAAGATATTTTCCTTGCTAGCGCTGGAAAGAAAAAATGGTCTGATGTCCGTGCTGATTTCCCGGATGAAGAAATCAAGACTTACGGACCTAATGAAAACCACGGAACATACGAGTTCATGTTTGAAAAAATCCTTGACGAACAGGATCTTCCAGAAGATATTAACCTGCAGCAAGACTACTCAACTCTAGTAGACCTTGTGTCTAAAGATAAGAACGCAATTGGTTTCTTCGGTTATGGTTACTATGAAAGCAACCAAGACAAGCTTTCTGCAGTAAAAGTGGATTTCGGCAATGGCCCTGTAGAGCCGTCTCTGGACACAATCAAAGAAGATGGTGACTATGCTCCATTCACTCGTCCGGTGTTCACGTATCTAAACGTGAATCATGCAAAAGAAAAACCACAAGTACTTGATTATGCTATTTACACAATGAACAATGCGCAGGACGTTGCAAAAGAAACTGGTTTCGCACCATTATCTGATGAAGACGTACAAGCATCTATCGATACACTAAATGGCTTGAAGAAGTAA